In the genome of Dyadobacter fermentans DSM 18053, the window ACCGCGACCATTATTATATCCACTCCGAGGCCGGCGATCTGCTCAAATTCAACAACGATTTTCTGCTCGTCGAAAAGGTCGACAAGGCTATCCTGTACCGGAATTACTTCGAAAACGCCGATTTCAGGTTTTTGGGCAACGCCAAAGAGACATTTGTAGTAAACAAAACCGATAACCTGCCGGTAGCACATTGTGAAATCCCGCATAACGCGTCGCGTTTCGGGACCAGGTTTTATTACCGGAAGTCGAACCTCAACATTGCAGAAATGGATATGCGTCCGTTTATGAGCGCGTTTGGCGGGGCAGTCGGCAGGCAGAACGATTAGAGGCGATATCTGGCCTTGTAATCCAGCGGCAGGAGTCCAACCAGCTTTCGAAAAACCTCCCGGAATGCCTTTTCGTCGTTGTAGCCGCAACCGAGCATGATTTCCCAAACGGTTTGGTTGGTTTCTTCGAGCGCTTTTTTGGCCAGTTCCATTCTGGCGCGCTGGATGTATTGCATGGGCGTGTTGCCGGTGGCGCGGATGAACCGGCGGTCGAAGTTCCGCCGGCTTGTAGCCAGGTCCGAGGCCAGCATTTCCAGTGATATCTTTTCGCTGATGTGCTCTTCGATGTACTCCTGCGCCTTGATAATGACCGGGTCACCGTGGCGTTTCTGACCTGCAAAGACGGCGAATGGCGATTGGGTGCTCCGGCCGATGTCGATCTGGAACATCTTCGCGCACAGGACTGCCGTGGACCGGTCGAAGTACTTTTCCACCAGCATCAAGGCCAGGTTGAGAAATGAATAGCCGCCGCCGTTGGTGTAAATGCCCGGGGCTTCGGTGAGCACGTCTATACACACCTTCACTTTCGGAAACATAGTCCGCAGGTCGTAGGCCGCATCCCAGTGGGTCGCACACCGCTTCCCGTCGACCAGCCCGGTTGCCGCGAGCAGAAACGCGCCCGTGCAAATGCTAGCGACCTGGGCTCCAAGCTGGTGCTGCGTCCTGATCCATTCCACCATCGCGTGCGAGCTGCCCAGCATGGTTTTGTACTGCTGGGATACGGAGGGGATGATGATCAGGTCCGGCTGCGACACGCTGGCGATAGAAGTCGATTTTAGTACCGGGAAATGCATGTCGGACGGGCTTATCTGCGGTCCCTGCCCTGCCAGCACCATATTCAGCCTCAGCTTGTGGCCGTGACTTTGCCAGTGTTCATCGGCCCATTGCAATATTTCACTCACAGCGGTAATGCTGCTCCAATTGATCAGACCTTCGGGAACGAGGAATACGATTTGAACCTGCATGGCATTTTGGTAATAGACGGCTGCAAAGATAGGCAGCCGGCCCTGTCCATATTAACCCGAAAATCGTCTTTAAAGCACTTTTCTTGAATAGACCTTGGGCAGCACTAGCGCGTTTTGCCCTGTTAGAACTCCTGATTTATAAAAAACGACTGCGCACGTTTAGTGAATGAGCCCGCTGAGTTGTCTATCAGAAAAATGTTTAACAGCGATCCCGATTCGCTACGGATTTGGGATCAATCCTGTCCCAGGTTTATGAAAATCGAAGTAATTGATCAATATGGAGAGGTAAAAGCCTCTGGCACAGTGGCTGATGGAGGTGAGATGTCCTCGCCCTATTATAAAACGTCCTATTCAACGGTTGAAAAGTATTGGACGAGCAGCACGACTGAAATATCTGCCGGACAAAGTCACATTGCTGTACATGATGTAGATGTGAAAGAACAAGTTAGTATAAAAGCTTCCGACGCACCGGTGACGGTAGGCCTGCTGTTTCTCGAAAAGGGCAATATCCGTGTGAAGCAGCCGGACAAGTCGTTCCGCGAAATCGGCACGCTGCAACACAATCTGATTTACAACGCCCATCAAACCGAAGAAACGCTCTTTGCCGCCGGACAAAACATACGGCTGACCGTCATCCATCTTTCACCCGACTATTTTTTCCGGCTGGCAGAGGGCGGCAGTCCCTCCATCGACCGGATGGCTACCGATATGGCCAAAGGGAACGGCCATTCGTTCGCCGCCGGTAATCATTTGCAAATATCATTTCCAATGCTCAAACTATTAAACTCGCTCGATTCGGGTGCGTACAATGTGGCTTCGCTTCGCTTGTACACCGAGGCGAGGATATTGGAATTGCTGTCGCTGCAAATAGCGCAGATAGAGGACAATTCACAGAATTCAGTCTTGTCCAAACTAAATGATGGCGATGTAAAAAGGCTAAACCTGGCCAGGGAATTTATATTATCCGACATTTCTTTCACCCCGTCGCTTGAAGCCATTTCGCTTGAAGTAGGAATGAATGTTTATAAATTAAAAACAGGTTTCAAAGCATTGTTCGGCCAGTCCTTATTCAACTACCTAAGAGAAGAACGATTGACCACGGCTTATCAGGAAATTGCCAAAAGAGACCGCTCTTTAACCGAAATAGCCTATCAAACCGGGTTTGCATCAATCAGCCATTTCAGCGATGCATTCAAAAATCGGTATGGTGTTTCTCCCAGTCAGCTAAGGTAATGTGATTTTCATTTTTCGAAAGCAATACTCCCGCATTTGAAACAGTTAGTCTTGCCGGTGAGATTTATTTGCAATAAAAACCTGAAAATGAAAGCAAGTAAATTATTGTGGTCAGTTCTGATACTGATCATCTTCCGTCCAGCCTCCGGATATGCCCAGATTTCACAAATCGAAGTTTCTGCAAAGTATAATCCCCTATCCAAATACTTACCTCCCGCAGACAGCGCCTCGAAGCCAGGCAAGGCCTCTCAATCGGAATTCAATGTGGGGGCGTTGGTCAATATCCACACGAGAATCGACACCGCTACCGGCCGGATCCGCTCGCTGGGATCGAATATCCAGGCACGTTACACGAGCTTTTCCAGGGATGGATATAACAAGGAAATATTACCTCCCGAGCTGTATGCATTGAATGTCGGTTTCTTTTACTATTCCACTATCAACAGGAAATGGGCGTATAATGTATTTCTGAATACGGCTATCAATTCCGACTTTAAGGAGGTTGATAAAAACGATGCATTCCTTGCGGGCGGTGCGGTGTTTATCCGGCAATTCACCCCGAATTTCAGCCTGGGAGTCGGTGCGATTGTACACAATAATCTCGGTGGATTTATGCCGTGGCCCGCTTTAACGGTCGATTGGAAAATGGGCGGTAAATTCCGATTGGATATCCGAACCCCTGATAAATCGGCCGGTATCGCACATTACGTTGGAATTACGTATGCAACCAGCAATAAATGGAATATGTCGTTCGCATTTCAACCGGAAGTATTGTCTTATGATGTAACAACCAGCAACGAACGAAAGAACAGGCTGATGAGTTTCTGGCAGCTGCCATTTACGCTGTCATCTACCATTCGCGCAGGGAATTTTGAAATAATCCCGAGAGTGGGTTTTACCGCCCTCCGTCGCTATGCCTACGGCGAGAAAAAGGTGTCCGAAATGTTTACCGAATATCCCTATCACGGCTTGGGGACCAACCTTATTTACGGAATCGGGTTCAAGTACCGCCCGTCGATCCGCGCGAAAAATAGCCGGTAATGTGATAACTGACACCACAAACCCCGCTTCCGCCATTTCGGTATGTTGCTGCATTTCCGAATTTCGCTTTTGAGTAAGGAATAACGTACAGTTGTGGTTTGGTAATCTGGTACCGTTTTGAGCACTCGGTTATTTTCAGGCACAAGAAATCTGCGGAGGTTTCTTGTGCCTTTGTTTTTTAGCGCATAACAAGCTTCGGGAATATTGATATATCACAAGCAGCAGTACAGATTATTGATATTTCAACAAAAAAATAAAACCTAAAAAACTATAAACATCTAATAATCAACATATTAACCGAGTGGCATAAAAATAGCTCTTAATGCTGTAATCTCACCTTTAACGCCAACAGTCAAACATGAAAACGATTTGCAGTATTCCCCTCTCCCTTTGTCTCACGCTCACTCTCTCCCATTCCTTTGCACAGAAACCCGGTGAAAAGTACAACAATGCCGATTTTAAACTCAAAGCAGCCGAGGTGGTGTACGAAAGCCGCATCGACGCGCTGGTGTTTGAGGTAACCGTGGAAGGCCAGGCCGGGAAAACGGTGCCGGCACCCGTGGGAAGCATGAGCGGCGCCCCCGTGCTGGGGTATGTGTTCCCGACCACTTTGAAATCCCAGGACGTGGGCTTTTCCGCCACCGAGGGCATCGTGGCGATGGCGCTCACATCCCACCCCGACATGGACGACACGCCGCTTTGGGACGAGGACGCCGACGGAAAATACGACAACGACGGGGTGATCTGGCACGCGCACTGGGTGGTGCTCACCAAAGACGACCGCGTACCGGGCGGTTTGAGCGTGAAAGAATTCAAATTGGGCGACAAAACAGTGGCCTTACCCAAAACTGCCCCCGGCATGCCGATGTTCTTCGATTCGCCCGGATTTAACGTCATCAAGCAGGGATCGTCGATGCGCGTGCTGATTCCCGCATTCAGAATGCATTATCAAAAAGATTTCAAATTCGATGCCGTGGCTTGCTATATGCAGATGAGCCATGGCGAAGGACATCACGGCGGCAAATCGGAGCCGATCCTGGGTGTGTACAATGTGTACGGCGTATTGTCGGGGAACCTGTCATTGCCTTATACAGTCAAAAAATGAGGGGCGGCAAATCCATGATGCATTCCGGGGCGAGCCTGCTCCGGGTGCAGCCTCTTCGCTGCTCCGACGACCTTGCGACGGCCCCCAAATCCCTCTACCGGATTTTGTGGCTGGCACATCCGTGGGACAAAAGCCTTCGCCAGCTGCATGTTTTGCCTCCCGGCAGCAGCGCCGACCTCACTTTCGGCCACAGCCAAACGGGATACCTCGTTTCCTTCCCGGAAGAAATACTGCTGATGACCGGGTGCCAGCATTACTACCCGTTTGCCGGCGCCCAGCCCAGCGTCCGGCAGCACGAAAAGCCCATTCCGGTGCAGGATGGCCTGGCCATTGAACGGATGATCACCAACCTCGCACGTGAATGCGCCCACCACGCAGGCGAAATGCTCATTCCAGGCCTTTTGAAAGTGCTGATCATCTCGATCGCCCGCCTGTACCCGCAGCCGGAAGCGGTCGTTTCGGAATGCGATGAGCTCCGATTGTTCCAGCGTTTTATGAAGCTGGTCAAAGACCGCAAGTCGGGCCGGCGGAGTGTGCAGGAATATGCCAATGCGCTGTCTGTGAAAACGGAAATGCTCACGGAATGCGTCCGCAAAGTGTCCGGCTACCCGGCTAGTCATCACATTTACGAGCACATTATCCATGTGGCCAAGCACGCCGCCATCAGCTCGGGCGCGAGCATGAAGGAGGTTGCTTACGGACTGGGCTTCAACGACATGGCGCATTTCAGCAAGTTTTTCCGAAGCAAAACCGGTATGACATTCTCCAACTATAAACGGGCCTATCAGGCGATATAGCGATGAACACCACCACCCTACCCGGCCGGAAAGAGCCTTTCCGCGCCGCATGCCTGCATGAAGCGCTGCGCAGCACGGCCGCTTCCGGTCGCTACTACCAGTCGGAACTATTTGAAATGATCTGGATCAAAAAAGGCAAAGGCTTCCTCACGGTGGACCTTGACAACAGGCCGATCATCGACAACACCCTCTATTGTCTTTTTCCGGGTCAGATCCACCGGCTCAGTCCCGAGCAGGATCTGGAAGGTTATCAAATCGCGTTTTCGGAGGATTTTCTCTGCGGCGGCCATGCATCCTCCGCCCTCCCTCCCTTCCTGAACCATTCACGCCGAGGCAAACTCATGCAGGCCATGCCCCTGAATGCCGAGGCGCAAACGGACATTGAATACATTGTCCGCACGATCCTCTGGGAATATGGCAACCGGCAACGGTTCCGGGCTGATATGCTGAACGGACTGGTGAAAATGCTGCTCGCCTACTTCTCCCGCAGGTCCGGCACCGACGAGCACCGGCCCCCGGGCAACGACCAGCTGGTGTTTGGCCGCTTTATGAACAAAGTAGACGAGCATTTCAGGAAGCAAAAACAGGTTTCGGCCTATGCCGACGACCTGGCGGTTTCATCGAATTACCTCAGTGAAGTTACCAAACGGGTTTCAGGTTACTCGGCCAGTTACCATATTCACCAGCGCGTATTGCTCGAAGCCAAGCGCAAAGCGGTAAGCAGCGGCTTGTCGATGAAAGAAATTGCATTGCATCTGGGGTTTGACGACCCGTCATCATTCAGCAAGTTTTTCAAAACCCAAACCGGCATGAATTTTTCCGATTTCCGGAACAACTGGCTGAAACGCGCGTAATACGAAGCATTCGCGCGCACAGTCGGTGTTACGTACAGTAGATAGCGTTACCATCCGCCTTAGGTATCAGTACATTGGTTCATATTATGTCGCACGACGAAGCATTGTCACCAAACCGGCAGTTAACAGCGCAGGAAATGGCGGTGCTTACCTCGCTGTACCGGCAATTGGCCACTGCCCCTAGCCTGCTGGCATTGCAACAAATCCTGAACGACCAACTG includes:
- a CDS encoding GlxA family transcriptional regulator; its protein translation is MQVQIVFLVPEGLINWSSITAVSEILQWADEHWQSHGHKLRLNMVLAGQGPQISPSDMHFPVLKSTSIASVSQPDLIIIPSVSQQYKTMLGSSHAMVEWIRTQHQLGAQVASICTGAFLLAATGLVDGKRCATHWDAAYDLRTMFPKVKVCIDVLTEAPGIYTNGGGYSFLNLALMLVEKYFDRSTAVLCAKMFQIDIGRSTQSPFAVFAGQKRHGDPVIIKAQEYIEEHISEKISLEMLASDLATSRRNFDRRFIRATGNTPMQYIQRARMELAKKALEETNQTVWEIMLGCGYNDEKAFREVFRKLVGLLPLDYKARYRL
- a CDS encoding helix-turn-helix transcriptional regulator; this encodes MKIEVIDQYGEVKASGTVADGGEMSSPYYKTSYSTVEKYWTSSTTEISAGQSHIAVHDVDVKEQVSIKASDAPVTVGLLFLEKGNIRVKQPDKSFREIGTLQHNLIYNAHQTEETLFAAGQNIRLTVIHLSPDYFFRLAEGGSPSIDRMATDMAKGNGHSFAAGNHLQISFPMLKLLNSLDSGAYNVASLRLYTEARILELLSLQIAQIEDNSQNSVLSKLNDGDVKRLNLAREFILSDISFTPSLEAISLEVGMNVYKLKTGFKALFGQSLFNYLREERLTTAYQEIAKRDRSLTEIAYQTGFASISHFSDAFKNRYGVSPSQLR
- a CDS encoding DUF6268 family outer membrane beta-barrel protein yields the protein MKASKLLWSVLILIIFRPASGYAQISQIEVSAKYNPLSKYLPPADSASKPGKASQSEFNVGALVNIHTRIDTATGRIRSLGSNIQARYTSFSRDGYNKEILPPELYALNVGFFYYSTINRKWAYNVFLNTAINSDFKEVDKNDAFLAGGAVFIRQFTPNFSLGVGAIVHNNLGGFMPWPALTVDWKMGGKFRLDIRTPDKSAGIAHYVGITYATSNKWNMSFAFQPEVLSYDVTTSNERKNRLMSFWQLPFTLSSTIRAGNFEIIPRVGFTALRRYAYGEKKVSEMFTEYPYHGLGTNLIYGIGFKYRPSIRAKNSR
- a CDS encoding AraC family transcriptional regulator; its protein translation is MMHSGASLLRVQPLRCSDDLATAPKSLYRILWLAHPWDKSLRQLHVLPPGSSADLTFGHSQTGYLVSFPEEILLMTGCQHYYPFAGAQPSVRQHEKPIPVQDGLAIERMITNLARECAHHAGEMLIPGLLKVLIISIARLYPQPEAVVSECDELRLFQRFMKLVKDRKSGRRSVQEYANALSVKTEMLTECVRKVSGYPASHHIYEHIIHVAKHAAISSGASMKEVAYGLGFNDMAHFSKFFRSKTGMTFSNYKRAYQAI
- a CDS encoding helix-turn-helix domain-containing protein — its product is MNTTTLPGRKEPFRAACLHEALRSTAASGRYYQSELFEMIWIKKGKGFLTVDLDNRPIIDNTLYCLFPGQIHRLSPEQDLEGYQIAFSEDFLCGGHASSALPPFLNHSRRGKLMQAMPLNAEAQTDIEYIVRTILWEYGNRQRFRADMLNGLVKMLLAYFSRRSGTDEHRPPGNDQLVFGRFMNKVDEHFRKQKQVSAYADDLAVSSNYLSEVTKRVSGYSASYHIHQRVLLEAKRKAVSSGLSMKEIALHLGFDDPSSFSKFFKTQTGMNFSDFRNNWLKRA